The stretch of DNA ACGGATCTACTACGCTCAACGGATAAGATGGTGCGGACGACAAGTTCATTGGACAAGAGGAAGGAAAGCTCGAAGCTCCCAGGCTCCGAACGACCGGCGAGCCCCGGACGTCCGACaacctccaggctccggacgtccgtcCCGCACCGGACGACCAGAATATCCacacccgagccgaatctacggaTTTCCGGAGACCCCCGGACGACCGGCGCCCCGGACGTCTgaccccgaccggacgtccgatcgaagtccacccgagccgaatctatGAACGCCCGACGAGCCCTGGgcgtccggaccctcgcgagcctccggacgaccggtgacctccggacgtccgacgcctgtgcgCTGTTATGTGTTGGGtcgcagcccatgtaccccccCACTTCGCccccttttgcactaagactataaatagacctcctcctcctcctagatagggttagcaaaggtttaGCTCATTTTTGTGtcagagctttgctcatccacttggataccttctcctcggagattcgagcctcctcCAGAGATGATCCCCCAAgcagattcaagaccccttttagggaagaactcaagacctcctcacggagaagatcgTGCTACTTGTATCGTCTTTAGTTGGCTTTGGATCTTGTACCTCCTTTTGTGTTACaaggatctagcgcatgtgtaaccgttcttgttggtttgagtgattctctcctcgttttcccctcgtgtatcccctcgtgttcttcgcgggatccactcctttcatgaaagatcggccgattagggttccaccctacatcagaATGCATGCACGTGCTCATCCACATCTGATGAGCCAATGATGACCCATAATTATAGaggatcaatcatagtcctttcaataagtaagactcgcgaacccaacgaggagcagaaggaatcTATAAACGGTTTCAGTAAGGTAATCTCTGCAAGTGTTGTAAGATAGTTTTGATAGATAGTTTGGTAGCAAGATAATTGATAGCAAGTAACAAGTAAACAAAgtaacaaggtgcagcaaggtgacTCAATCCTTAATATTGCTAAGGACAAGCCGGTGGAACTTCTTATAGTGATTAAAACGCtcttgaggacacatgggaatttcatctagttactTTCACAACGATTCATCAACTTACGTTCATTGTCTTGATAAGTTGTTACGTGGGTGAACCGGAACTAAaatgatgttcttacttgaacgaACAACCTACTTATGATTACACACTCCATGCAAGCATGAAAAAACAAGAGAAgtaattaagataaatctaaccatagcatgaaacaattCATAAATTATGGCTTAGCCTTCAGTCACTTTCGTAACCCATCCTCTACAAACTAATTTCACAATGTCTTTCCCTAGGCCCAaacatggtgaagtgtcatgtagtcgacaattacatgacaccactagagaaAGAACAATATAACATATCATCATAACATTGAATGGTGATCAACTTCGCAACTACTAATAACAAGACTTCTCTCATGTTCTCAAGAACAAATagaactactcacaaatcataatTGTGTTCATGATCACATGATGTAAATATATGTTTAACCATccgaacatataatcttccaccaagtaaaccaactagcatcaactacaagatgtaataaACAGTACTAACACCCCCAGGCACCAAATCTGAGATTGGATATAAAGATTAAGCACAAGAGATGAACTAATGTTTGAATATGAGATGGTATTGGTGAAGACGTTGATGAAGATGAGGCCTCCCACGATGAGAGGAGTGTTGCTGATGACGATGACTTTGTTTTCCCTCACCCGGAGGTGAATATCCCGATAGAATCGTTCCTCCATAGAGCGAAAGTGTTTTTGCCCTGATTTCGCCTTGAGACGGTGGCGGCTCGTCCGGAAAatcctcttcttatttatttttcCTGGGGCAAATGGCTTCATTAGGAGAAGATCTTCATCAGCAGGGTCTCCGTAGGCCCCACAAGCCTGGGCACACCCTAGGAGGGGGTCGCGCCTCCTGGGCTTGTGGGCCCACTAAGACTCTTCTATGGTACTTTTTCTTTTcagtatttattatatatttCAAAATAAATCTTCCCAACACGCCGACACAAACCCGAATCAAATTTGGGCCGGAAATGTGTTGCCGCGGAAAAAGAAAGACGCACGTCCATTTGCGTCGCCGTGTTGGACCGTGTTTTCTGTTCGCATGGACTTAAATCGGACGCGGGCAGACGAATTGGGTTGCGGCAATTGCAGTTGGCCTAAGCAGGTACGAAATAGTCGGCCGTGATCAATGTACAAGAGCGCTCAACTTGCTGAAGTTTGCAAATGCAGGTGCATTACTCTGTCGCTCAACTTGCTGAAGCTTGCAAACATAGGTGCGTGCATTAACCCTGTCGGTTCTGCTAATCCGAAGAGGAGTTAGGAGCTAGTCTCTTTGCAATCTGTGTACTGCAAGATATTGTTTCGATAGCACATACCTCAAATCAAGGAGAAGACCACACTTTTTTTCTGAAacgaaaaaagaaaaaacccATTCTCCACGATCCCAGACGCCGCCTGAAGTACCGGCACTTGTACTTTTCGAAGAAAATAAAGAACTCCTACCAAATATACTGTTgcttttttccttttttgggGCAAAGCCAAACACTATTCCTGCACGTATTTGCTAGTAATATTCCAGCGATCCAGTCTGTACATTAAACTCGGCCGTTGCCTGACAGCGGCGTGGCACCCGCCCGTTTCATCCAGATCCCCACCGCGCGCCAATTCGCCCACCGACGGCATCATTTCCGTTTGTCACCGAGAAGCTCGGAACAGTCTGGAAACTCTGAATAGCCGCTCGGCGAGCCAAGTGGAACCGAACAGCAGCCGCACGCGCGACCAATCCGCGCGCGATGATGGTGAATTGGTGATCCCGCAGCAATAACCAAGGGCGAATAGTCCGCAGTTGGTTAGCTCGGTGCTTCTTCATCACAGGCCTTTTCTCTCCCGAACCTTGCAGCAAACAGGCCAGCGCGCGCCTTTGTGCATGCACCCGTTGGCAGAGCGCCAGTGCGTGCGTCGCGTGGCCCAAGCCTGCGGGGTGCGATCGTCGTGCCGGCCACCGCGCACGTCGCCGTCGGCATGGCAGGGTTCCTGATCAGAGTCTACAGCGGCTGGGGAGTCGAgctcgccgccgtctccctcgcgGCCTTCCTCCTCCGGTACGCCGTGGTGCCCTACGTGAACCACCTGGTCGCCAGCCTGAGCGGCCTGAGCGGGATGGTCGCCAGTGAGGCGGTCGTCGCGAGCTACTGCTACGCCTCGGGCCTCGACGGCGCCACCATCTCCCGGCTGCCATGCTTCGTGGCCGGGCGGCCGGGCGACGCTGCTGCCGTGGCCACGATGGACTGTCCGGTGTGCCTGGGCGCTGTCGAGGAAGGGGAGACGATGCGGGCGCTCCCGGTCTGCCGGCACGCATTCCATGCGCGGTGCGTCGACGCCTGGCTGCGCCTGCGGCCGACGTGCCCCGTTTGCCGAGCGACGTTCAGCTGACGTTGAGGCCAACGCGGCGGCCACGGGGTCGCGGCACAGTGGAGTGGGTGCTTGCGTGCAATTTGAGCTCTGGCTGACGAAATGGGACGCGGATGTCCGTATCCTCCTGCATTCGGGCCGTGTGGACACTTTTTTTTTACCACGATAAATTCCGAAAGTTCGGATTTAAAGCATTTTATACGGAAAAAAAAAATTATAGCAACTTTAGTTGACGCGAGGCGTCACCTTTAGTTATTCAGACATGGCAACTTTATCCTAGTTCGTTTTTTGTCAGAAAATTGTTATGTTTACCAACCTCACATGAACTAAAGTTGTCATGAAAAAGATTCCGGTTGCCATGCTTATAATCCAAATGTTTAAGATttatctttttttttctttttgtttgaGAAAGAATGGCCACAGGGTTGATAAGTTCGTTCCACTGACGTGGGTGGGAAATTTGACGGCCAGAATTGCTGTGTTGTCTCACCCTTAAGGCAATCTTAAATTTTACTATTACTCTTGTTTTCTTTGGACTTATTTTTTTTTGGAACATTTCTTTGGACTTGCTTGTTACTACTCTATATATATCTCTATTCGTATTTGCAATTTATCAGTTGTCTGGAAATAAAATACGAATGAATCGAATCTGTAtgaaagagagagggagagagagggagagagagagagagagaaagagagaggcgTACTGATCCGAGGCCGGCCCTGTCGTCTTCAGCAAGACCGGTCCAAGACCTCTCCTGGCCGTGGTGTCACTCATTTTCGCCGTCGCTTAGATTAAGGAGCCTAGAAGCTAAAAAAAAGTACCCCCATAATGTGATTCTTCGTCTCCATGTCTTTTACCCAAACACCATTATCATCAAGCAATTTTTTTATCTGGTTTCTTTTTTTTATGGATGTTGCCGCATTATGGAAAAATAGGTGTTGCGGTCACCATACAATAGCCAGTTTGCTCAACCCTTGTAACCAGTATATCTCCTCTGTTCCAACAGATTTTCAAAGGTCCCTGTCGGTTCTATATCCGGCATATCTCATAGTGGGGGTCCTAAGCTTggcgtcttggagcgatggtaatgTGGACAcatattttacccaggttcgggcccttttgatggaggtaaaaccctacgtcctgcttttgattgtattcatatggggaTAGTACAGAGTACACGTGTCTACCATGAGATGGATCTAATGAATATTGGATGACCTATTGACTAGCCTGCCCTCGGCTTGTAGAACACACCGGAGGACTAGGGTTTAGGAGAGTCCTCGtcttgggcgccaagtcttgtggagtcttccttgtatgcggcatgggttgtccgaactggcccaatagtgaaccgccatgggggtcctcggcctgATACACCTGTTCGGGAGACGActtgttgagtaccccctagtccaggacaccgtcagtagccccctgaaccggtcttcaagttggggacgctcttctattcttccgaactgttcttcatatgtggttgtcggtcttgaaaagtGGTTCAATAAATCTTCTCAtattcgatcttgaggatcgccgaagtaaatccgaagagtttacacgtcgggtatccgaggagcccctttaagtttccggcctttatcaatgccttattatttttaggccacacctcgggtttgaagttgttcccaggcagcagtgtcctcttgcgtccgagctccaacgccggactgtattcgaggtatcttttgcggccgagcaccaacgccaggccgcttctgagctccaacgccgggatgtatccgagctccaacgccggattGTATCCGAAGAGTATTGTTACagccgagctccaacgccggactatatccgaggtgtcatagatcaccttggttcaaaaaaagttaaaggagtttagccgagcttaatgccagaaatgccctctatggagccagccactagcgcccgagctttatgccggactgcttcctacgtggtgcaccaccccgactgcgggccgattttttgtcaatatttttcaTTGGTGTAATTTATTCCCTGCcaagatatatagccagtagccctcaaggtgtgtatcggtctaaaacccgatacgcacctgaaggatgacataagactgatgatcccagtagcccctgagactcaggttgattcgcaaaattggcctgaggatcaactcctagctcggcagaatacttcgggataCAAAAAGCGATGTGCAAAGTCCTCGAGACTCAAgctgggtgcggccgaccaacctgaggatcacaATCTCCTGGAATAAAGATCTCTTAAATGAGCTAGAGCCAGCGAAGCTGGGCTCGCCAAGGTTGGCCTCAAGGGGCTTAATAGATAGGAAATCGATACCActtgttcacccgaactttaaacgcgtcttaaccgaccatcggcttctccctcttcggtcaatggccgaaaagtgttatgtactccacctgtcgagaatatcgacggtgtttccgataaccaggcaatcaggccataagcctgtaacagacaaagcgcgctcagggaacttatgctatattattgatgaagtgtaagaagcatcttcgaagaaaatagtgcccccaccgatacctttcttcgatttctcattgttactatgagacttgtgcaatagatttttttgtactcgtgagttccgttgtgtgccgaccatgattgaaaacaataagagcgaaagctttcggcttcacccagtctgaggtccgagctcagatgacccgatcgtgacaatcgcagaggtgctccctttactccctagccgaacaatcgggaacgtaggggtaaacacaggagcaaggcaacccagcttgcggaacacttaagtcaacatggtg from Triticum urartu cultivar G1812 chromosome 3, Tu2.1, whole genome shotgun sequence encodes:
- the LOC125548135 gene encoding RING-H2 finger protein ATL40-like; translated protein: MAGFLIRVYSGWGVELAAVSLAAFLLRYAVVPYVNHLVASLSGLSGMVASEAVVASYCYASGLDGATISRLPCFVAGRPGDAAAVATMDCPVCLGAVEEGETMRALPVCRHAFHARCVDAWLRLRPTCPVCRATFS